The following proteins are co-located in the Citrobacter freundii ATCC 8090 = MTCC 1658 = NBRC 12681 genome:
- the rfaD gene encoding ADP-glyceromanno-heptose 6-epimerase → MIIVTGGAGFIGSNIVKSLNDKGITDILVVDNLKDGTKFVNLVDLNIADYMDKEDFLIQIMAGEDFGDIEAIFHEGACSSTTEWDGKYMMDNNYQYSKELLHYCLEREIPFLYASSAATYGGRTSDFIESREYEKPLNVYGYSKFLFDEYVRQILPEANSQIVGFRYFNVYGPREGHKGSMASVAFHLNTQLNNGETPKLFEGSENFKRDFVYVGDVAAVNLWFLENGVSGIFNLGTGRAESFQAVADATLAYHKKGSIEYIPFPEKLKGRYQAFTQADLTNLRAAGYDKPFKTVAEGVTEYMAWLNRDA, encoded by the coding sequence ATGATCATCGTTACCGGCGGCGCGGGCTTTATCGGCAGCAATATCGTTAAGTCCCTGAATGATAAAGGCATCACCGACATCCTGGTGGTGGACAACCTGAAAGACGGCACCAAGTTTGTTAACCTGGTGGATCTGAATATTGCTGACTACATGGACAAGGAAGACTTCCTGATCCAGATTATGGCCGGGGAAGATTTCGGCGATATCGAAGCTATTTTCCACGAAGGCGCATGCTCTTCCACCACCGAGTGGGACGGCAAGTATATGATGGACAACAACTATCAATACTCTAAAGAGCTGCTGCACTACTGCCTGGAGCGTGAAATCCCGTTCCTGTACGCGTCCTCTGCCGCCACCTATGGCGGTCGCACTTCTGATTTCATCGAATCCCGTGAATATGAGAAACCGCTGAACGTCTATGGCTACTCAAAATTCCTGTTCGACGAGTACGTGCGTCAGATCCTGCCGGAAGCCAACTCTCAGATTGTTGGCTTCCGCTATTTCAACGTCTACGGACCGCGTGAAGGCCATAAAGGCAGCATGGCGAGCGTCGCTTTCCACCTCAATACTCAGCTTAACAATGGCGAAACACCAAAACTGTTCGAAGGCAGCGAAAACTTCAAACGTGATTTCGTTTACGTTGGCGATGTGGCTGCGGTAAACCTGTGGTTCCTGGAAAACGGGGTATCCGGCATCTTTAACCTCGGTACTGGTCGTGCGGAATCTTTCCAGGCCGTTGCTGACGCAACGCTGGCGTACCACAAAAAAGGCAGCATTGAGTACATTCCATTCCCGGAAAAACTGAAAGGCCGCTACCAGGCGTTTACTCAGGCAGACCTGACCAACCTGCGCGCCGCGGGCTATGACAAGCCGTTTAAGACCGTTGCTGAAGGCGTAACGGAATATATGGCCTGGCTGAACCGCGACGCATAA